A section of the Nitrospirota bacterium genome encodes:
- a CDS encoding glycosyltransferase, with amino-acid sequence MPSISIVIPNYNMAGTIGICLEAAFASQCDDFEVIVVDDNSSDNSVDIIKKFPCRIICLNENAGASKARNIGAQNSLGDIIFFTDADCLLQKMTLSAASRALSKEGDVVLGGTYTVEPFDKDFFSRFQSVFINYSETKNTVAPDYIATHAMAMHSQTFRESGGFPEDFLPMLEDVEFSHRMKRSGKRLVMDPDIKVQHVFNFSFYRSVKNAFKKSRYWIMYSLANKDLAADSGCASSELKFNVLSFFAVLLLLASWAAFQTQLSLSLIPFILILNIISSRRLILAFYKAGGAKFAILSLLYWMTIYPVPVSAGGMYGIISSLLKK; translated from the coding sequence ATGCCAAGCATCTCAATAGTTATCCCAAATTACAATATGGCCGGAACCATAGGAATCTGTCTTGAGGCAGCTTTTGCTTCCCAATGCGATGATTTTGAAGTAATAGTCGTTGATGACAATTCTTCAGACAACTCTGTTGATATTATTAAAAAATTCCCGTGCAGGATCATTTGTCTTAATGAAAACGCAGGAGCCTCAAAAGCAAGAAATATCGGCGCACAAAACAGCCTCGGCGATATCATCTTCTTTACTGATGCTGACTGCCTTCTTCAAAAAATGACTCTTTCCGCAGCAAGCAGGGCATTATCAAAAGAAGGAGATGTCGTACTCGGCGGAACTTATACTGTTGAACCATTTGATAAAGACTTTTTCAGCCGCTTTCAGTCAGTATTCATTAACTATTCCGAGACTAAAAATACTGTTGCCCCGGATTATATAGCAACACACGCGATGGCAATGCATTCGCAAACATTTAGAGAAAGCGGCGGCTTTCCTGAAGATTTCCTGCCGATGCTGGAGGATGTCGAATTCAGCCACCGTATGAAGAGGTCAGGAAAGAGGCTTGTAATGGATCCCGATATTAAGGTACAGCATGTATTCAACTTTTCCTTCTATCGTTCAGTTAAAAACGCATTCAAAAAATCCAGATACTGGATAATGTACTCGCTTGCAAATAAAGACTTGGCCGCTGATTCAGGGTGTGCATCATCTGAACTGAAATTCAATGTATTATCTTTTTTTGCCGTTCTCCTTCTTCTTGCATCATGGGCGGCCTTTCAGACTCAGCTCTCTTTATCACTTATTCCATTCATATTAATTTTAAATATCATATCAAGCAGAAGACTGATCCTGGCTTTCTATAAAGCAGGCGGCGCTAAGTTCGCAATCCTTTCGCTGCTCTACTGGATGACGATCTATCCTGTACCTGTAAGCGCCGGGGGAATGTACGGCATAATAAGCTCCTTATTAAAAAAATGA